In Rhodanobacter humi, the following are encoded in one genomic region:
- a CDS encoding homoserine dehydrogenase, whose translation MITCAPEQVLLHPLPPLAMPRIGTTGRRTLAVGVIGPGRVGGALLDQLRAAQPRLARDHALDLKLCGVVASKRMWLDCDDAELNGRHGGAQTWRPNDLDAFAAHVRGDGDRHALLIDCSASEAVTAHYPYWLAAGLHVVTPNKLAGSGPLERWQAIRAACAGGARFRYEATVCAGLPVVQTLRDLLDTGDELLGIEGMFSGTLAWLCNRHDGSQPFSALLREAHALGYTEPDPRADLSGLDVARKLVILAREAGWPLSLEQVDVESLVPPGLAAVSLDEFMQRLAELDAPLAAKLAAARAAGGVLRHVASLDHHGRASVRLAVLPTAHAFAHSRLTDNVVQFTTRRYCDNPLQVQGPGAGPEVTAAGVFADLLRIAESLGVQA comes from the coding sequence GTGATTACCTGTGCACCCGAACAAGTCCTGCTGCACCCCCTGCCGCCATTGGCGATGCCGCGCATCGGCACCACCGGCCGGCGCACGCTGGCGGTGGGCGTGATCGGCCCCGGCCGGGTCGGCGGTGCGTTGCTGGACCAGTTGCGCGCGGCGCAACCGCGGCTGGCGCGCGACCACGCACTGGACCTGAAACTCTGCGGCGTGGTGGCCAGCAAGCGCATGTGGCTGGACTGCGACGACGCCGAGCTCAACGGCCGCCACGGCGGCGCGCAGACCTGGCGACCGAACGACCTCGACGCGTTCGCCGCCCACGTACGCGGCGACGGCGACCGCCACGCGCTGCTGATCGACTGCAGCGCCAGCGAGGCGGTGACCGCGCACTACCCGTACTGGCTGGCCGCCGGCCTGCACGTGGTGACGCCGAACAAGCTGGCCGGCAGCGGCCCGCTGGAGCGCTGGCAGGCGATCCGCGCCGCCTGCGCCGGCGGTGCGCGCTTTCGCTACGAGGCCACCGTCTGCGCCGGCCTGCCGGTGGTGCAGACCCTGCGCGATCTGCTCGACACCGGCGACGAACTGCTAGGCATCGAGGGCATGTTCTCCGGCACGCTGGCGTGGCTGTGCAACCGCCACGACGGCAGCCAGCCGTTCTCCGCGCTGCTGCGCGAGGCGCATGCGCTGGGCTATACCGAACCCGACCCGCGCGCCGACCTGTCCGGCCTCGACGTGGCGCGCAAGCTGGTGATCCTCGCCCGCGAGGCCGGCTGGCCGCTGTCGCTGGAACAGGTGGACGTGGAGAGCCTGGTACCGCCCGGACTGGCGGCGGTATCGCTCGACGAGTTCATGCAGCGCCTGGCCGAACTCGACGCGCCGCTGGCTGCGAAACTGGCCGCCGCGCGCGCCGCAGGCGGCGTGCTGCGGCATGTCGCCAGCCTCGACCACCATGGCCGCGCCAGCGTGCGCCTCGCGGTGCTGCCGACCGCGCATGCCTTCGCGCACAGTCGGCTCACCGACAACGTGGTGCAGTTCACCACCCGCCGCTACTGCGATAATCCGCTGCAGGTGCAAGGCCCCGGCGCGGGGCCGGAAGTCACCGCGGCCGGCGTGTTCGCCGACCTGCTGCGCATCGCCGAGTCGCTGGGGGTGCAGGCATGA
- the tviB gene encoding Vi polysaccharide biosynthesis UDP-N-acetylglucosamine C-6 dehydrogenase TviB, with amino-acid sequence MRNPQDSKIAIIGLGYVGLPLAVEFGKHYDTLGFDINQTRIAELRAGEDKTLEVDADELAAATRLTFSATLDDLRACNVYIVTVPTPIDAAKRPDLTPLVKASQMLGQVLKPGDIVVYESTVYPGCTEEVCVPLLEQGSGLEFNRDFFAGYSPERINPGDKQHRVTGILKVTSGSTPEVADFVNRLYGSIITAGTHRASSIKVAEAAKVIENTQRDLNIALVNDLAILFNKLGIDTLEVLQAAGTKWNFLPFRPGLVGGHCISVDPYYLTHKAQEVGHHPDVILAGRRTNDGMGPYIANEVIRLMVRKGINPVHAKVLILGLAFKENCPDLRNTRVVDIVQALRGYNAQVDVHDPWVNAAEAEHEYGLVPLAEPPAGAYDAVIVAVGHRQFVALGADGVRAYGKPASVVYDVKYVLPREAVDGRL; translated from the coding sequence ATGCGGAATCCGCAAGACAGCAAGATCGCCATCATCGGCCTGGGCTACGTCGGCCTGCCGCTCGCGGTGGAATTCGGCAAGCACTACGACACGCTCGGCTTCGACATCAACCAGACGCGCATCGCCGAACTGCGCGCCGGCGAGGACAAGACGCTGGAAGTGGATGCCGACGAACTGGCCGCCGCGACGCGGCTGACGTTCTCCGCCACGCTGGATGATTTGCGTGCCTGCAACGTCTACATCGTCACCGTGCCCACGCCGATCGACGCCGCCAAGCGGCCCGACCTCACGCCGCTGGTGAAGGCCAGCCAGATGCTGGGCCAGGTGCTGAAGCCCGGCGACATCGTGGTGTACGAGTCCACGGTCTATCCCGGTTGCACCGAGGAAGTGTGCGTGCCGCTGCTGGAACAGGGCTCCGGGCTGGAGTTCAACCGCGACTTCTTCGCCGGCTACAGCCCCGAGCGGATCAACCCCGGCGACAAGCAGCACCGCGTCACCGGCATCCTCAAGGTCACCTCCGGCTCCACGCCGGAAGTCGCCGATTTCGTGAACCGCCTGTACGGCTCCATCATCACCGCCGGCACGCACCGGGCCAGCTCGATCAAGGTGGCCGAGGCGGCCAAGGTGATCGAGAACACCCAGCGCGACCTCAACATCGCGCTGGTCAACGACCTCGCGATCCTGTTCAACAAGCTGGGCATCGACACGCTGGAAGTGCTGCAGGCGGCCGGCACCAAGTGGAATTTCCTGCCGTTCCGGCCCGGCCTGGTCGGCGGCCACTGCATCAGCGTCGACCCCTACTACCTCACCCACAAGGCGCAGGAGGTGGGCCACCACCCCGACGTGATCCTGGCCGGTCGGCGCACCAACGACGGCATGGGTCCGTACATCGCCAACGAGGTGATCCGGCTGATGGTGCGCAAGGGCATCAACCCGGTGCATGCAAAGGTGCTGATCCTGGGCCTGGCGTTCAAGGAGAACTGCCCGGACCTGCGCAACACCCGCGTGGTCGACATCGTGCAGGCGCTGCGCGGCTACAACGCGCAGGTCGACGTGCACGATCCGTGGGTGAACGCCGCCGAGGCCGAGCACGAATACGGCCTCGTGCCGCTGGCCGAGCCGCCGGCCGGCGCCTACGACGCGGTGATCGTGGCGGTGGGCCACCGGCAGTTCGTGGCGCTGGGCGCGGATGGCGTGCGTGCCTACGGCAAGCCGGCATCCGTGGTCTATGACGTGAAATACGTGCTGCCGCGCGAGGCAGTGGACGGGAGGTTGTGA
- a CDS encoding homoserine kinase, which yields MSTRSPRLDHAAAFAPACVGNVGVGFDILGHSMAGAGDRAEVRRIAEPTVRIAAIHGVTRELPLEAQHNTAGAALLALRKALGLHHGFELVLHKGIALGSGMAGSAASCVAALVAANALLERPLPREALYGFAMDGEAVASGGRHGDNVGPQLLGGLTLATHERVLRIPVPADWHCALVHPHYVLETRKSRAALAGHYALGEFVAQSANLSLLLAGCFRGDAALVREGLKDVLVEPRRAPLVPNFARVKQAALDHRALGASISGGGPSVFGWFEHRAEAEAAAVAMRAAFAEAGLGSDAFVAPIDGPAAVLVDDGMEHE from the coding sequence ATGAGCACACGATCGCCCCGCCTGGACCACGCCGCCGCCTTCGCGCCCGCCTGCGTGGGCAACGTGGGCGTGGGCTTCGACATCCTCGGCCACAGCATGGCCGGCGCCGGCGACCGCGCCGAAGTGCGCCGCATCGCCGAGCCGACCGTACGCATCGCGGCGATCCACGGCGTGACCCGCGAGCTGCCCCTGGAAGCGCAGCACAACACCGCCGGCGCCGCCCTGCTCGCGCTGCGCAAGGCGCTGGGCCTGCACCACGGTTTCGAACTCGTGCTGCACAAGGGCATCGCGCTGGGCTCGGGCATGGCCGGCTCGGCGGCCTCCTGCGTGGCCGCGCTGGTGGCCGCGAACGCGCTGCTGGAACGGCCGTTGCCGCGCGAGGCGCTGTACGGCTTCGCGATGGACGGCGAGGCGGTGGCCAGCGGCGGCCGCCACGGCGACAACGTGGGCCCGCAACTGCTGGGCGGACTCACGCTGGCCACGCACGAGCGCGTGCTGCGCATCCCGGTGCCCGCCGACTGGCACTGCGCGCTGGTGCATCCGCACTACGTGCTGGAGACGCGCAAGTCGCGCGCCGCGCTGGCCGGGCATTACGCGCTGGGCGAGTTCGTGGCGCAGAGCGCGAACCTGTCGCTGCTGCTGGCCGGTTGCTTCCGCGGCGACGCCGCGCTGGTGCGCGAGGGCCTGAAGGACGTGCTGGTGGAGCCGCGCCGCGCGCCACTGGTGCCGAACTTCGCGCGCGTGAAGCAGGCCGCGCTGGATCATCGCGCGCTGGGGGCGAGTATTTCCGGCGGCGGGCCCAGCGTGTTCGGCTGGTTCGAGCATCGCGCCGAGGCGGAGGCGGCTGCCGTCGCGATGCGGGCGGCGTTCGCCGAAGCCGGGTTGGGCAGCGACGCCTTCGTGGCGCCGATCGATGGGCCGGCGGCGGTGCTGGTCGATGACGGGATGGAGCATGAGTGA
- a CDS encoding cupin-like domain-containing protein yields the protein MSQRPNCMDIDWDAFDPWHVQAVRHRLMEHPLLQPARLVEFGRRLERAAQLYSFSNDVTAGTNFSEAGNTNPNRKSAQETLQDIAHAKAWMLLRHVQGDPAYRGLVDSVLDEIKPQVEQKDPGMCYRAGWIFVSSPHTVTPFHIDRNHGILLQVRGSKTVYVWDPDDTTVVSDRARDWFHGHRELALVEWHEEFRARAHVFHLQPGMGVYMPLTSPHMVETSDEPSTTLSLSYNTEASRRNVLLHVVHDRMHGLGIDLPPVGRRPRFDAWLHVAAHAADGARRYARHRLGRPVRFDGAPYASDD from the coding sequence ATGAGCCAGCGACCGAATTGCATGGACATCGATTGGGACGCGTTCGATCCGTGGCATGTCCAAGCGGTGCGACACCGATTGATGGAGCACCCGTTGCTACAGCCAGCCCGGCTAGTGGAATTCGGTCGCCGCCTTGAGCGCGCGGCACAGCTCTACTCGTTCAGCAACGATGTCACCGCCGGCACCAATTTCAGCGAAGCGGGAAACACGAATCCGAACCGCAAGTCTGCGCAGGAGACTCTTCAGGACATCGCCCATGCCAAGGCATGGATGTTGCTTCGTCATGTGCAGGGCGATCCGGCTTACCGCGGGCTTGTCGATTCCGTGCTCGATGAAATCAAACCGCAGGTCGAACAAAAGGACCCCGGCATGTGCTACCGGGCCGGCTGGATTTTCGTGTCCTCGCCGCACACGGTCACGCCGTTCCACATCGACCGCAACCACGGCATTCTGCTGCAGGTGCGCGGCAGCAAGACCGTCTATGTATGGGATCCCGACGACACCACGGTGGTGAGCGACCGCGCGCGCGACTGGTTCCACGGCCATCGCGAGCTTGCCTTGGTCGAGTGGCACGAGGAATTCCGCGCCCGCGCACATGTATTCCACCTGCAGCCCGGCATGGGCGTGTACATGCCGCTGACCAGCCCGCACATGGTCGAGACCAGCGACGAGCCGTCGACGACGCTGAGCCTCAGTTACAACACCGAGGCATCGCGTCGCAATGTGTTGCTGCACGTCGTGCACGACCGGATGCACGGCCTGGGGATCGACTTGCCTCCGGTCGGTCGGCGTCCCCGCTTCGATGCGTGGCTGCATGTCGCAGCGCATGCCGCGGATGGCGCGCGCAGGTACGCGCGCCATCGGCTGGGCCGGCCTGTCCGTTTCGATGGAGCGCCCTACGCCTCAGACGATTGA
- a CDS encoding pyrimidine dimer DNA glycosylase/endonuclease V has product MRLWSLHPRYLDAKGLVALWREALLARAVLRGATRGYRRHPQLDRFREHPAPRLAINAYLAAVHAESQARGYRFDRSRFGPVRGEVAALPLNEGQLDLEWRHLLAKLEVRDPALHARWCGQARPDCHPLFRLQPGPVAAWERAGG; this is encoded by the coding sequence ATGCGCCTGTGGTCGCTGCACCCGCGTTACCTGGATGCGAAAGGCCTGGTGGCTCTGTGGCGCGAGGCGCTGCTGGCGCGCGCCGTGCTGCGCGGCGCCACGCGCGGCTATCGCCGGCATCCCCAGCTTGACCGCTTCCGCGAACATCCCGCGCCGCGGCTGGCGATCAACGCGTATCTCGCCGCAGTGCACGCCGAGTCGCAGGCGCGCGGCTACCGCTTCGACCGCAGCCGTTTCGGGCCGGTGCGCGGCGAGGTGGCGGCACTCCCCCTGAACGAAGGCCAGCTCGACCTCGAATGGCGGCACCTGCTGGCCAAGCTCGAAGTGCGTGACCCGGCGTTGCATGCGCGTTGGTGCGGACAGGCCCGCCCGGACTGCCATCCGCTGTTCCGCCTGCAGCCGGGGCCGGTGGCCGCGTGGGAGCGTGCCGGCGGTTAG
- the thrC gene encoding threonine synthase produces MSDTPRYLSTRGRAPAATLGEAIAAGLAPDGGLYVPERLPALDPTDFDAQGTLANTAATLLAPFFAGDPLASELPAICAEALDFPVPLRTLPYRDAQVLELFHGPTAAFKDVGARFLAACLRRLPRADARPLTILVATSGDTGAAVGAAFHRQPGVPDSNVRVVILYPDGLVSPRQAHQLGCFGDNVQALRVAGRFDDCQRMVKAALNDAELQRDVPLSSANSISLGRLLPQMSYYAHAALAFWRERGAALNFIVPTGNLGNALACLWVRALGLPVGEVRLACNANATLPEFFAGRDYAPREAIATLANAMDVGAPSNFERLRWTFGSDDVALRHALHAESVDDAGIRHTLAAHAREHGEVFCPHTATAVHLLDRLRASGDTQPWAVVATAHPAKFEQVVEPLLGHPVDVPSALAAMLQRSASAEPLAAADAALERWLREQATA; encoded by the coding sequence ATGAGTGACACGCCGCGCTACCTAAGCACACGCGGCCGCGCACCGGCCGCCACATTGGGCGAAGCGATCGCCGCGGGGCTGGCGCCGGATGGCGGCTTGTATGTGCCGGAGCGGTTACCCGCGCTCGATCCCACGGACTTCGATGCACAGGGAACGCTGGCGAATACCGCGGCGACGTTGCTGGCGCCGTTCTTCGCGGGTGACCCGCTCGCCTCCGAACTGCCGGCGATCTGTGCGGAGGCGCTGGATTTCCCGGTGCCGTTGCGCACGCTGCCGTATCGCGATGCGCAGGTGCTGGAGTTGTTCCACGGGCCGACGGCGGCGTTCAAGGACGTGGGTGCGCGCTTTCTCGCCGCCTGCCTGCGCCGGCTGCCGCGGGCGGATGCGCGGCCGCTGACCATCCTGGTCGCCACCTCGGGCGATACCGGCGCGGCGGTGGGCGCGGCGTTCCATCGCCAGCCGGGCGTGCCGGATTCAAATGTGCGCGTGGTGATCCTGTATCCCGACGGCCTGGTCTCGCCGCGGCAGGCGCACCAGCTCGGCTGCTTCGGCGACAACGTGCAGGCGCTGCGCGTGGCCGGCCGCTTCGACGACTGCCAACGCATGGTGAAGGCCGCGCTCAACGACGCGGAACTGCAACGCGACGTGCCGCTCAGCTCCGCCAACAGCATCAGCCTTGGCCGGCTTCTGCCGCAGATGAGCTACTACGCGCATGCCGCGCTGGCGTTCTGGCGCGAACGCGGTGCAGCGCTCAACTTCATCGTGCCCACCGGCAACCTCGGCAACGCGCTGGCCTGCCTGTGGGTGCGCGCGCTGGGCCTGCCGGTGGGCGAGGTACGGCTGGCCTGCAACGCCAACGCCACCTTGCCAGAGTTCTTCGCCGGCCGCGATTACGCGCCGCGCGAAGCGATCGCCACGCTGGCCAACGCGATGGACGTGGGCGCGCCCAGCAACTTCGAGCGCCTGCGCTGGACTTTCGGGAGCGACGACGTGGCGCTGCGCCACGCCCTGCACGCCGAAAGCGTGGACGACGCCGGCATCCGTCACACGCTTGCCGCACACGCGCGCGAGCATGGCGAAGTGTTCTGCCCGCATACGGCGACCGCCGTGCACCTGCTCGATCGCCTCCGCGCCAGCGGCGACACGCAGCCGTGGGCCGTGGTCGCCACCGCGCATCCGGCGAAGTTCGAGCAGGTGGTCGAGCCGCTGCTCGGCCATCCCGTCGACGTGCCGTCCGCGTTGGCGGCGATGCTGCAACGCTCAGCCAGCGCCGAGCCGCTGGCAGCGGCGGATGCGGCGCTGGAGCGCTGGCTGCGCGAGCAGGCTACGGCCTGA
- a CDS encoding SDR family oxidoreductase, whose amino-acid sequence MTTLDTLLPADLQARVRAGSGTWLVTGAAGFIGSNLVEALLGLGQTVVGLDNFATGHRRNLDEVEKLVGAEAWSRFRFVEGDIREIDDCRTACAGVRHVLHQAALGSVPRSIEDPLATHAANATGFINMLVAARDAGVASFTYAASSSTYGDEPSLPKVEDRIGRALSPYAATKLFDEIYAEVFARCYDFKSIGLRYFNVFGRRQDPEGAYAAVIPQWIATMIRGEEVFINGDGETTRDFCHVANAVQANLLAALAADEHRDLVYNVAVGQRTSLNQLFDGLVQQLAAERVRYGQPPVHREFRAGDVRHSLADISRAATRLGYAPTHTLVQGLGEAMPWYLGFIAQQTTA is encoded by the coding sequence ATGACGACGCTCGACACCTTGCTGCCGGCCGATCTGCAGGCGCGCGTGCGCGCCGGCTCAGGCACCTGGCTGGTCACCGGCGCGGCCGGCTTCATCGGCTCCAACCTGGTCGAGGCGCTGCTGGGCCTGGGCCAGACCGTGGTCGGCCTGGACAACTTCGCCACCGGCCACCGGCGCAACCTCGACGAGGTGGAGAAGCTGGTCGGCGCCGAGGCCTGGTCGCGCTTCCGCTTCGTCGAGGGTGACATCCGCGAGATCGACGACTGCCGCACCGCCTGCGCCGGCGTGCGCCACGTGCTGCACCAGGCCGCGCTGGGCTCGGTGCCGCGCTCGATCGAGGACCCGCTGGCCACCCATGCGGCGAACGCCACCGGCTTCATCAATATGCTGGTAGCCGCGCGCGACGCCGGCGTGGCCAGCTTCACCTACGCCGCCTCCAGCTCCACCTACGGCGACGAGCCCAGCCTGCCCAAGGTCGAGGACCGCATCGGTCGCGCGCTGTCGCCCTATGCGGCGACCAAGCTGTTCGACGAGATCTACGCCGAGGTGTTCGCGCGCTGCTACGACTTCAAGTCCATCGGCCTGCGCTACTTCAACGTGTTCGGCCGCCGGCAGGATCCGGAAGGCGCCTACGCCGCGGTGATCCCGCAGTGGATCGCCACCATGATCCGCGGCGAGGAAGTGTTCATCAACGGCGACGGCGAGACCACGCGCGACTTCTGCCACGTGGCCAACGCGGTGCAGGCGAACCTGCTCGCGGCGCTGGCCGCCGACGAGCACCGCGACCTGGTCTACAACGTGGCGGTGGGCCAGCGCACCAGCCTCAACCAGCTGTTCGACGGCCTGGTGCAGCAACTCGCGGCCGAGCGCGTGCGTTACGGCCAGCCCCCGGTGCACCGCGAATTCCGCGCGGGCGACGTGCGCCATTCGCTGGCCGACATCAGCCGCGCCGCCACGCGGCTGGGCTACGCGCCCACCCACACCCTGGTCCAGGGTCTGGGCGAGGCGATGCCATGGTACCTGGGCTTCATCGCGCAGCAGACCACCGCCTGA
- a CDS encoding c-type cytochrome, with protein sequence MKRWWRRGILVFLLLGIALLGWWLFAPGRVQQVPAAQREAEAAKLRDPALIARGEYLAAVGDCAACHTERGGQRYAGGRVLATPFGDVPAPNITPDPETGIGQWSFEDFWRALHEGKGRGGELLYPVFSYTSFTKVTRDDALAIFAWLKSLPPVHQPDREPGLAFPYSVRSSLLAWRALYFKPGVYRPDPARSPEWNRGAYLVQGLGHCNECHTTRNAWGGLEPDRHLAGGTIPVQDWYAPDLGTQPGGGLAGWSGQDIVDLLKTGQSARGVAFGPMADVVRNSTQHMSDADRQAVAVYLQALPARAAAPAPAAFAQVASHAQGGELYARQCAACHGKQGEGVPGVYPPLDGNSSVTGPTATNAVRSVLLGGFAPATAGNPRPYSMPPFAQQLSDDEVAAVVNYIRQSWSNRASAVWPAEVGRLRHTPVD encoded by the coding sequence ATGAAACGCTGGTGGCGACGCGGCATCCTGGTCTTCCTGCTGCTCGGGATCGCGCTGCTCGGCTGGTGGCTGTTCGCGCCCGGCCGCGTGCAGCAGGTGCCGGCGGCGCAACGCGAGGCCGAGGCCGCGAAACTGCGCGACCCCGCGCTGATCGCACGCGGCGAATACCTCGCCGCCGTGGGCGACTGCGCCGCCTGCCACACCGAGCGCGGCGGTCAGCGTTATGCCGGCGGCCGCGTGCTGGCCACGCCGTTCGGCGACGTGCCCGCGCCGAACATCACGCCCGATCCGGAGACCGGCATCGGCCAGTGGAGCTTCGAGGACTTCTGGCGCGCCTTGCACGAGGGCAAGGGCCGCGGCGGCGAGCTCTTGTATCCGGTGTTCTCCTACACCTCGTTCACCAAGGTCACCCGCGACGACGCGCTGGCGATCTTCGCCTGGCTGAAATCGCTGCCGCCGGTGCACCAGCCCGATCGCGAGCCGGGCCTGGCCTTCCCCTACAGCGTGCGCAGCAGCCTGCTGGCGTGGCGTGCGCTGTACTTCAAGCCAGGCGTGTACCGGCCCGACCCGGCCCGGTCGCCGGAATGGAACCGCGGTGCCTATCTCGTGCAGGGCCTGGGCCATTGCAACGAGTGCCATACCACGCGCAACGCCTGGGGCGGCTTGGAGCCGGATCGTCATCTCGCCGGCGGCACCATTCCCGTGCAGGACTGGTATGCGCCCGATCTCGGCACGCAGCCGGGCGGCGGCCTGGCGGGCTGGAGCGGCCAGGACATCGTGGACCTGCTCAAGACCGGCCAGTCGGCCAGGGGCGTCGCCTTCGGTCCGATGGCCGACGTGGTGCGCAACAGCACCCAGCACATGAGCGACGCCGACCGGCAGGCGGTCGCGGTCTACCTGCAGGCGCTGCCCGCGCGCGCGGCTGCGCCCGCGCCCGCCGCATTCGCGCAGGTCGCCAGCCACGCGCAGGGCGGCGAGCTCTACGCGCGGCAGTGTGCCGCCTGCCACGGCAAGCAGGGCGAGGGCGTGCCTGGCGTCTATCCGCCGCTGGACGGCAACAGCTCGGTGACCGGGCCCACGGCCACCAATGCGGTGCGCAGCGTGCTGCTGGGCGGTTTCGCGCCGGCCACCGCCGGCAATCCGCGGCCGTATTCGATGCCGCCGTTCGCACAGCAGTTGAGCGACGACGAGGTGGCCGCGGTGGTCAACTACATCCGCCAGTCCTGGTCGAACCGCGCCAGCGCGGTGTGGCCCGCCGAAGTGGGTCGCCTGCGCCACACGCCGGTGGATTGA
- a CDS encoding c-type cytochrome yields MNPSFPLRWLLRAGVALLASGAGAAAAATDVPDPMQQRVAACASCHGAHGEGLPGDAKVPRLAGKPAAYLQQQLASFQSGRRHHAAMEYVVRQLSPDYLRQIAEYFAAQQVPYRRQTAPAVSAAAMQRGEQLVRHGDPSRGVPSCASCHGDTLTGVEPMMPGLAGLSYAYIHAQLDAWRTHQRVADGPGCMVVVANRMTGGDVAAVAAWLASQPPPADMHPVPASAQREPLPGWCVLGNGGVNP; encoded by the coding sequence ATGAATCCCTCTTTCCCCTTGCGCTGGCTGTTGCGTGCCGGCGTCGCGCTGCTTGCGTCCGGCGCCGGTGCGGCCGCCGCCGCAACGGATGTCCCGGACCCCATGCAACAGCGCGTGGCCGCCTGCGCCAGCTGCCACGGCGCCCACGGCGAAGGCCTGCCCGGCGATGCGAAGGTGCCGCGCCTGGCCGGCAAGCCGGCCGCGTACCTGCAGCAGCAGCTCGCATCCTTCCAGAGCGGTCGGCGCCATCATGCGGCGATGGAATACGTGGTGCGCCAACTGAGCCCGGACTACCTGCGCCAGATCGCCGAATACTTCGCGGCCCAGCAGGTGCCGTATCGCAGGCAGACGGCGCCGGCGGTGTCCGCCGCCGCGATGCAGCGCGGCGAGCAGCTGGTGCGCCACGGCGACCCCAGCCGCGGCGTGCCGTCCTGCGCGAGCTGCCACGGCGACACGCTGACCGGCGTGGAACCGATGATGCCGGGCCTGGCAGGCCTGTCCTATGCCTACATCCATGCACAGCTCGATGCGTGGCGCACGCACCAGCGCGTCGCCGACGGCCCCGGCTGCATGGTCGTGGTGGCCAACCGCATGACTGGCGGCGATGTCGCCGCGGTGGCCGCGTGGCTGGCCAGCCAGCCGCCGCCGGCCGACATGCATCCCGTGCCGGCCAGTGCGCAGCGCGAGCCGCTGCCGGGCTGGTGCGTGCTGGGCAACGGCGGGGTGAACCCATGA
- a CDS encoding TIGR03013 family XrtA/PEP-CTERM system glycosyltransferase encodes MHRQSTRWLILLAVAEMLLLCASLSIAIWVRFGSIDELSHLPARSLMFAGVLVLGLAAMGQYQAHMRATWFGLLARQAVGFALGGLGLVVAYYVLPKAYVGRGVLGIALALGFVAVTAFRAAFLQLVEVEAFKRRILILGGGTRASQIHSRMRRRSDRRGFVVVGFVPRPGEAVDVPVELLVTPDAPLDVWAERHGIDEIVVGVDDRRGSLMMDELLECRQLGIEVTDLTTFFERESGRVQLALTYPSWLVYSGGFYASPMRRLSKRCFDLAAALLVLALTWPLMLLTALAIHLESGPGQPILYRQERVGVRGRTFWLIKFRSMRTDAECDGVARWAAKNDDRVTRVGCFIRKVRLDELPQLWNVLKGEMSFIGPRPERPQFVADLAQKISYYNLRHCLKPGLAGWAQLRYPYGASEDDAAEKLKYDLYYVKNNNLLFDLLILIQTVEVVLFRRGAR; translated from the coding sequence ATGCACCGACAGTCCACGCGCTGGCTGATTCTGCTGGCCGTGGCCGAAATGCTTCTGCTTTGCGCGTCGTTGAGCATCGCCATCTGGGTGCGCTTCGGCAGCATCGACGAACTGAGCCACCTGCCCGCGCGTTCGCTGATGTTCGCCGGAGTGCTGGTGCTCGGCCTGGCGGCGATGGGCCAGTATCAGGCGCACATGCGCGCGACCTGGTTCGGCCTGCTGGCGCGCCAGGCGGTCGGTTTCGCGCTCGGCGGACTGGGTCTGGTCGTGGCCTATTACGTGCTGCCGAAGGCCTACGTGGGCCGCGGCGTGCTGGGCATCGCGCTGGCGCTCGGCTTCGTGGCGGTCACCGCGTTCCGCGCGGCGTTCCTGCAGCTGGTCGAGGTGGAGGCGTTCAAGCGGCGCATCCTGATCCTCGGCGGCGGCACGCGCGCGTCGCAGATCCACAGCCGCATGCGCCGCCGCTCCGACCGGCGCGGCTTCGTGGTGGTCGGTTTCGTGCCCCGCCCGGGCGAGGCCGTCGACGTGCCCGTGGAACTGCTGGTCACGCCCGATGCGCCGCTGGACGTCTGGGCCGAACGACACGGCATCGACGAGATCGTGGTCGGCGTCGACGATCGCCGCGGCAGCCTGATGATGGACGAGTTGCTCGAATGCCGGCAGCTGGGCATCGAGGTGACCGACCTCACCACCTTCTTCGAGCGCGAATCCGGCCGTGTGCAGCTGGCGTTGACGTATCCCTCCTGGCTGGTCTACTCGGGCGGCTTCTACGCCTCGCCGATGCGCCGGCTCAGCAAGCGCTGTTTCGACCTCGCCGCGGCGCTGCTGGTGCTGGCGCTGACCTGGCCGCTGATGCTGCTGACGGCATTGGCCATTCATCTCGAATCCGGCCCGGGCCAGCCCATCCTGTACCGCCAGGAACGCGTGGGCGTGCGCGGCCGCACCTTCTGGCTGATCAAGTTCCGCAGCATGCGCACGGACGCCGAATGCGACGGCGTGGCGCGCTGGGCGGCCAAGAACGACGACCGCGTGACCCGCGTCGGCTGCTTCATCCGCAAGGTGCGGCTGGACGAGCTGCCGCAGCTGTGGAACGTGCTGAAGGGCGAGATGAGCTTCATCGGCCCACGGCCCGAGCGGCCGCAGTTCGTCGCCGATCTCGCGCAGAAAATCAGCTACTACAACCTGCGCCACTGCCTCAAGCCGGGCTTGGCCGGCTGGGCGCAGCTGCGCTACCCCTACGGCGCGTCGGAGGACGACGCCGCCGAGAAACTCAAGTACGACCTCTATTACGTCAAGAACAACAACCTGCTGTTCGACCTGCTGATACTGATCCAGACGGTCGAGGTGGTGTTGTTCCGTCGCGGTGCACGCTGA